In Cercospora beticola chromosome 3, complete sequence, the following proteins share a genomic window:
- a CDS encoding uncharacterized protein (antiSMASH:Cluster_8), producing the protein MLIPAVVVGAWVTKKTGRYRTVHFASLAGLLLGHGLYILLSPSSTAVEWILFQLVTGFFGNMLIPAILPAIQAGMEETDAAAATAFWGFVRSFGIIWGITIPAAVLNARFDSLAYHISDPTLRASLTGGKAYEKASASFIKTIPGSSRDELVGVYAGALTRVWEVAMIFPSLALIFVFLERKIDMRTTINSEFGLKEVEKG; encoded by the coding sequence ATGCTGATCCCGGCCGTAGTGGTTGGCGCTTGGGTTACGAAGAAGACAGGCAGATATCGCACCGTCCACTTTGCCTCGTTGGCCGGACTACTCCTTGGGCATGGACTGTACATCCTTTTGTCACCGTCCTCGACGGCAGTGGAATGGATTCTTTTTCAGCTCGTCACAGGATTCTTTGGCAACATGTTGATTCCCGCCATACTGCCCGCCATTCAGGCTGGGATGGAAGAGACAGATGCTGCAGCCGCGACTGCATTCTGGGGCTTCGTCCGAAGTTTTGGAATCATATGGGGAATCACTATCCCGGCTGCTGTACTCAACGCCCGCTTCGACTCGCTCGCGTATCACATATCCGATCCCACCCTACGTGCCAGTCTCACTGGTGGGAAGGCTTATGAGAAAGCCAGTGCGTCTTTCATCAAGACGATCCCAGGCTCATCCCGGGATGAGTTGGTGGGTGTTTATGCCGGTGCCTTGACAAGAGTTTGGGAGGTTGCGATGATATTCCCGAGTCTAGCACTTATATTTGTCTTTCTAGAACGCAAGATCGACATGCGGACGACTATCAATAGTGAGTTTGGCCTGAAAGAGGTGGAAAAAGGGTAG
- a CDS encoding uncharacterized protein (antiSMASH:Cluster_8), translating into MTAVHTPTQEHLRDPEIEPFVKPVLEARDRITSSGTECTPLQGLMDDSDPGETSKAACRKAIDLLQSAFDICHNLDEDDYLQAVSAFSVKIEADFVDVLRKHRPEALVILAYYGILLHRCRNFWAFCDAGSSVIHAIAGHLGSYSRDALNWPLKELETAGHGPDFG; encoded by the coding sequence ATGACAGCCGTACATACGCCAACGCAGGAACACCTTCGGGATCCCGAGATCGAGCCTTTCGTGAAGCCCGTCCTTGAAGCTCGTGATAGAATCACCTCTTCGGGGACCGAATGCACTCCCTTGCAGGGTCTAATGGATGACTCTGACCCTGGAGAAACCAGCAAAGCGGCATGTCGCAAAGCAATTGATCTCCTACAGTCCGCCTTTGACATTTGTCACAATCTGGATGAGGACGACTACTTGCAGGCCGTCTCTGCATTTTCTGTCAAGATCGAAGCTGACTTCGTCGACGTACTACGCAAGCACCGACCGGAGGCGTTGGTAATTCTTGCTTACTATGGCATATTGTTACATCGTTGTCGAAACTTCTGGGCCTTTTGCGATGCCGGCAGTTCCGTGATCCACGCCATTGCAGGACACTTGGGCAGTTACTCGCGAGATGCGCTGAATTGGCCTTTGAAAGAGTTGGAAACTGCAGGTCATGGCCCAGACTTCGGGTGA
- a CDS encoding uncharacterized protein (antiSMASH:Cluster_8), with the protein MTEQLVKQVADRDSATPGEEVDALHELWKKYREGIVENIKSVDTQKQILLAIHTLAPGRGYPELDMIYAAYQQRITGEAKTTDSTQIWRDWEEKKNNTGRNVKIAYRPFRRLPPTTPIVTLEVAKAEMNRWAEAGYPKSDRDTALGAKAASCFAQTT; encoded by the coding sequence ATGACCGAGCAGCTCGTGAAGCAAGTCGCAGATCGCGACTCTGCCACTCCCGGAGAGGAAGTCGACGCGCTGCATGAGTTGTGGAAGAAATACCGCGAGGGAATAGTTGAGAATATCAAAAGCGTCGACACGCAAAAACAGATTCTGCTTGCCATACACACGCTCGCGCCAGGCCGCGGATACCCAGAACTCGACATGATTTACGCAGCGTATCAGCAGCGCATCACCGGCGAAGCAAAGACCACGGACTCCACTCAGATCTGGCGCGAttgggaggagaagaagaacaacacTGGACGCAATGTCAAAATTGCTTATCGGCCCTTCAGACGTCTGCCGCCTACCACGCCTATCGTGACGTTGGAGGTTGCTAAAGCAGAGATGAATCGCTGGGCTGAAGCAGGCTATCCGAAGAGCGACCGCGACACCGCGCTTGGCGCGAAAGCCGCAAGCTGTTTCGCGCAGACTACCTGA
- a CDS encoding uncharacterized protein (SMCOG1090:acetyl-CoA carboxylase biotin carboxylase~antiSMASH:Cluster_8) — protein sequence MSTRQPIKILIANRSEIACRLIRTYSLYPDIQTVALYTPSEKDATHARLATTSVALSAEGPLAYLDAESIVNIAKRERCWGIAPGYGFLSEDAAFVRLCERERIVFIGPTSEQLARLGNKLSARSLATEAGVPILDGTKTASDRGSSIGDVLTFAKSLGSGRSVILKAAAGGGGRGIRIIDNNKDERAIRSAYDACQREASASFGDGSLFAERYLKGARHIEVQLLGDGTGEVTHFWERECSLQRRNQKVIEIAPSQSVTPELRRAIIAAAVKVGQAVKLRSLATIEFLVDTANDDFFFMEANPRIQVEHTITEQINGVDLVDLQLQVALGHTLADLGVLQERLPPRLTSIQLRVNSESFSKDGTAQPEAGIIQRAIFPTGAGVRIETAIEGGREYTVSPLFDSLLAKLVVTSSSYASALQLARWAIAQTTIIGCGTNQAFLMALLDMPVVREGRHTILTIQDNVDNLYSSTKQNVDVLQAKADKISKTAKSSTKTATKVERPEGSEELLAHLTGVVFSLKVSEGDKVSVGQELVVLAAMKMEHSVQSAHNGVVAKIPVSQGQQINAGEALIFITPDEGDSSANASDAIETEDPEVLRPELKELNERKAAVRYAGRKRDVEKRHANGYLTGRENLDLLIDENSFVEFGDLVVAAQKKRYPMSHLITRTSGDGIIVGWATMQSHPVAMVLGDYLVLAGTQGHFHHEKLDRIFASVIAHPAPLVLYAEGGGGRPGDTDVLSTTGLKTPSFALLGEIKARGIPSVAVVNGYCFAGNAALLGTCDVIIATRGGSADAPQRKKTTIGMGGQAMIEGGGLGLFEHEEIGPIDVHMRSGGIDVLVDSEVEAAPLVRKIIAMFTQPHLPPAESPYTSDHLRLRTVVPPFSARRRAYDIRAVIALLLDDDSFIEFSPQWGLSVLTGLGRVKGRAVGIIASNSSSPLGGAIDVESGTKVNRFFRLLIRLGGMHVISLCDTPGFMVGPDFERSTEAQGAGSTYRCFGDWFGNSQEFGLLGGRVLGVVLRNGFGLGAQAMLGGGTLRNSMCVAWPNAVFGGMGLEGAVKLAYRKELEAIKDDEERRKKEQEMVDAAYAEGRALNQATVGEIDSVIDPATTRQWLEQMMDVLPQRVPNYMRARRDAKM from the coding sequence ATGTCTACCCGACAGCCCATCAAGATCCTGATCGCCAATCGCTCCGAAATAGCTTGCCGTCTCATTCGAACATATTCACTTTACCCGGATATCCAGACAGTAGCTTTATACACACCTTCCGAGAAGGACGCGACACATGCACGCCTCGCAACCACCTCTGTTGCCCTGTCTGCAGAAGGACCACTTGCATATCTCGACGCAGAGAGTATTGTCAACATTGCCAAGAGGGAAAGATGTTGGGGTATCGCACCTGGCTACGGATTCTTGTCTGAAGATGCTGCTTTTGTGCGACTATGCGAGCGTGAGCGGATTGTCTTCATCGGGCCAACGAGCGAGCAGCTGGCACGACTCGGAAACAAGCTGAGCGCAAGGTCTCTGGCTACAGAAGCTGGCGTACCTATTCTGGATGGCACCAAAACTGCATCAGATCGAGGCTCCTCTATTGGTGATGTCCTGACATTCGCAAAAAGCCTAGGCTCAGGCAGGAGTGTCATATTGAAGGCTGCAGCTGGTGGCGGAGGGCGTGGAATCCGCATCATCGATAATAACAAGGACGAGCGAGCTATTCGCTCGGCTTATGACGCCTGTCAGCGAGAGGCCTCTGCTTCCTTTGGCGATGGAAGCTTGTTTGCCGAGCGATATCTAAAAGGCGCCAGGCATATCGAGGTTCAATTACTTGGCGACGGCACTGGAGAGGTCACTCACTTCTGGGAGCGAGAGTGCTCGCTTCAGCGAAGGAACCAGAAAGTGATCGAGATCGCTCCTTCTCAGTCCGTTACACCAGAACTGCGGCGAGCAATCATTGCAGCCGCGGTGAAAGTAGGACAGGCAGTGAAGCTACGAAGTCTCGCCACTATCGAATTTCTCGTCGACACAGCTAacgacgacttcttcttcatggaGGCGAATCCCAGGATACAAGTGGAGCATACTATCACTGAGCAGATCAATGGCGTTGATTTGGTGGATCTGCAACTCCAGGTTGCCCTCGGACACACCTTGGCAGACCTAGGTGTATTGCAAGAGCGTTTGCCACCTCGATTGACTTCCATCCAGCTGCGTGTAAACTCCGAAAGCTTCAGCAAAGATGGCACTGCGCAACCTGAAGCGGGCATCATTCAGCGGGCCATATTCCCCACAGGCGCCGGAGTGCGGATCGAGACAGCTATTGAAGGAGGTCGCGAGTACACTGTGAGCCCTCTATTCGACAGTCTCCTGGCGAAGCTTGTCGTTACGTCTTCCTCGTACGCTTCAGCATTACAACTGGCTCGTTGGGCAATTGCTCAGACCACTATCATCGGGTGCGGGACCAATCAGGCGTTTCTCATGGCATTGCTGGATATGCCGGTCGTGAGAGAAGGGAGACATACAATCTTGACCATTCAGGACAACGTTGATAATCTCTATAGCTCCACGAAGCAGAATGTGGATGTGCTGCAAGCTAAAGCCGACAAGATTTCCAAGACAGCCAAATCTTCGACGAAGACTGCAACAAAGGTCGAGCGTCCTGAAGGTTCAGAGGAGCTTCTGGCCCATCTCACCGGGGTTGTCTTTTCACTCAAAGTGAGCGAAGGGGACAAGGTCAGCGTTGGTCAAGAATTGGTCGTGCTCGCGGCGATGAAAATGGAACACTCTGTACAAAGCGCCCACAATGGTGTCGTGGCCAAAATACCTGTATCACAAGGACAACAAATCAATGCTGGTGAGGCCCTTATTTTCATCACGCCGGACGAAGGCGATTCGTCTGCTAATGCGAGTGATGCCATCGAGACTGAGGATCCAGAGGTACTGCGACCGGAGTTGAAAGAGCTCAACGAACGCAAAGCTGCAGTGCGATACGCTGGCCGTAAAAGAGACGTAGAGAAGCGCCATGCGAACGGGTACCTCACTGGTCGCGAAAATCTTGACTTGCTCATAGACGAAAACTCATTCGTGGAGTTTGGAGATCTCGTGGTTGCAGCACAGAAGAAAAGATATCCGATGTCCCATCTAATCACACGAACCAGTGGAGATGGTATCATCGTAGGATGGGCTACCATGCAGTCGCATCCAGTCGCTATGGTCCTTGGTGACTACCTAGTACTTGCCGGCACCCAAGGGCATTTCCACCACGAGAAGCTAGATCGGATTTTCGCCTCAGTCATTGCTCATCCTGCTCCTCTGGTATTATATGCCGAGGGAGGAGGCGGAAGACCCGGCGATACTGATGTCCTTAGCACCACAGGCCTCAAGACGCCATCATTCGCTCTGCTCGGCGAGATCAAGGCAAGAGGCATACCGTCTGTCGCAGTTGTGAACGGGTACTGCTTCGCTGGTAATGCTGCTCTGCTGGGTACTTGCGACGTCATAATAGCTACAAGAGGTGGCTCAGCCGATGCTCCACAGAGAAAGAAGACTACCATTGGCATGGGTGGCCAAGCTATGATTGAAGGCGGAGGTCTCGGCTTATTCGAGCACGAAGAAATCGGACCCATCGATGTGCATATGCGTTCTGGCGGCATCGATGTACTGGTGGACTCTGAAGTCGAAGCTGCACCATTAGTGCGCAAAATCATCGCGATGTTCACACAACCGCACCTGCCTCCGGCGGAGAGCCCTTACACATCCGATCACCTCCGCTTGCGTACAGTAGTACCACCATTCTCAGCCCGTCGCCGAGCCTACGACATCCGCGCTGTAATCGCCCTTCTTCTGGATGACGACAGCTTCATTGAATTCAGTCCGCAATGGGGACTCTCGGTGCTCACAGGGTTAGGCCGCGTCAAAGGTCGAGCAGTAGGTATAATAGCCTCAaactcttcttcacctctcGGCGGAGCCATCGACGTGGAATCAGGAACGAAGGTGAACCGCTTTTTCCGCCTCCTCATCCGTCTCGGTGGCATGCATGTCATCAGTCTTTGCGACACTCCAGGATTCATGGTTGGGCCCGACTTTGAACGTTCAACAGAAGCGCAAGGTGCAGGAAGTACATATCGCTGCTTCGGTGACTGGTTCGGCAACAGCCAAGAATTCGGCCTCCTCGGTGGCCGCGTGCTGGGAGTCGTCCTCCGAAATGGATTCGGATTGGGCGCTCAAGCCATGCTCGGAGGCGGAACGCTAAGGAACAGTATGTGCGTGGCGTGGCCCAACGCTGTCTTCGGAGGCATGGGACTTGAAGGGGCCGTGAAGCTTGCATATAGGAAAGAACTAGAGGCTAtcaaggacgatgaagagaggaggaagaaagagcaagaaatGGTTGATGCAGCGTACGCCGAAGGTAGAGCTCTGAACCAAGCTACTGTCGGCGAGATCGACAGTGTGATAGatccagcgacgacgagacaATGGCTGGAACAGATGATGGACGTCCTGCCGCAAAGGGTGCCCAATTACATGAGAGCGAGAAGGGATGCAAAGATGTGA
- a CDS encoding uncharacterized protein (antiSMASH:Cluster_8): MYTVKTWLFPSDPPTRTDGRPWTGAPEDEGHLPFSDPYDEPLPAVRTEFTGGATIAYGWPSTGGVWIHENCYAVELDFLGVSRFEVSPTQRYSKAEDEFRKYLERIGAHFYDSDSAYNRQSSRRSDRELWYGWTNGVPEGGVWALRTVGAEDAVLGVPRIRNALSMQERCRAIEMLGGTYFEKWEDIKWENPAPRSEP, translated from the coding sequence ATGTATACCGTAAAGACCTGGCTTTTCCCTTCAGACCCCCCAACCCGCACCGATGGCAGACCCTGGACAGGAGCTCCTGAAGATGAAGGCCATCTCCCTTTCTCTGACCCATATGACGAGCCTCTACCAGCAGTCAGAACCGAGTTTACAGGAGGTGCGACAATTGCATATGGCTGGCCATCAACCGGTGGCGTTTGGATACACGAGAATTGCTACGCAGTCGAACTTGACTTCCTTGGCGTTTCCCGTTTCGAGGTCTCCCCAACGCAGCGATATTCGAAAGCCGAGGATGAATTCCGCAAATATCTGGAACGTATCGGTGCTCATTTCTACGACAGCGACTCGGCCTATAACAGACAAAGTTCTCGAAGGTCAGATCGGGAGTTGTGGTACGGCTGGACAAACGGGGTTCCTGAAGGAGGCGTGTGGGCACTCCGTACAGTGGGCGCTGAGGATGCTGTTCTTGGGGTTCCCCGAATCCGGAATGCGCTTTCGATGCAGGAAAGATGCAGAGCGATAGAGATGTTGGGAGGCACGTACTTCGAGAAGTGGGAGGACATCAAATGGGAGAACCCAGCACCACGCTCCGAGCCGTAG
- a CDS encoding uncharacterized protein (antiSMASH:Cluster_8) → MATDPTIPMPPRDLEEIASLDNALVFPTFTAQTAWVLGSLLRTRLLDFAKPTVIDISLAHGNHCLFHAVTHSGTVPDNDSWVARKRNTVLRFGSSTWFMHNKFQGDEPAFAAKFGLGPQAGEYAIHGGGFPVRVQGVEGIVAVIVVSGLAQAQDHGIIVQTVSDYLLELGVDVAEKKKED, encoded by the coding sequence ATGGCAACCGACCCTACCATCCCAATGCCTCCTCGCGACCTCGAGGAGATCGCATCTCTTGACAACGCGCTCGTCTTCCCCACCTTTACCGCGCAAACTGCCTGGGTGCTGGGCTCTCTCCTCCGAACCCGCCTGCTCGACTTCGCCAAACCCACAGTGATAGATATCAGCCTGGCACACGGCAACCACTGCCTCTTCCATGCCGTGACGCATTCCGGCACAGTACCCGATAACGATTCCTGGGTCGCGCGCAAAAGAAACACTGTCCTGCGGTTTGGGAGTTCGACCTGGTTCATGCACAACAAGTTCCAGGGCGACGAGCCAGCATTTGCGGCGAAGTTTGGATTGGGTCCCCAGGCCGGAGAATACGCCATCCATGGAGGCGGGTTTCCGGTGCGTGTGCAGGGCGTTGAGGGGATCGTGGCCGTGATTGTGGTGAGTGGCTTGGCCCAGGCCCAAGATCACGGCATTATCGTGCAGACCGTGAGCGACTATCTGCTGGAGCTGGGAGTCGACgttgcggagaagaagaaggaggattga
- a CDS encoding uncharacterized protein (antiSMASH:Cluster_8~SMCOG1042:O-methyltransferase), with amino-acid sequence MSTSKAAGSAVALSKAIAENTALIETYRKENGLPPLDLETDTTNAAYPPQIEQVRQRIVRDTQQLQELVSGPGDLWQVAGMPESIYLGLIRVVNEFRIPDMVPLDSTVSYETLSEKTSIRVGVLRQILRAAITFGMFKEPKPGHIAHSAITKRWAGSEGIQAWITMLEAVTLGATNLSAALRNNPDMDSPATAPYMLALATGDSGYYEYLNRNPEKAKVFSKVMSNFQAGEGYDPKHVVNNFDWAALKGGHLVDLGGSMGEIAFALKKKFPNLQITVQDLPSTIQAAREQPDLHGVNFMEHDIFDPQPISGADVYLFRWILHNWPDAFAVRILRALIPGLKPGAKVLVVDEIMPEIGTAPPQVEKNQRILDITMLDTFNAKVRELEDWKELFAAADPRFAIVGVKDPQDSRLGFIEVQWQG; translated from the coding sequence ATGTCGACTTCAAAAGCAGCCGGCAGTGCTGTGGCTTTGTCCAAAGCCATCGCGGAAAACACTGCATTGATCGAAACATATCGCAAAGAGAACGGCCTGCCTCCTTTAGACCTCGAGACAGATACTACAAATGCCGCCTATCCACCGCAAATTGAGCAAGTCCGCCAACGTATCGTCCGAGATACTCAACAGCTGCAAGAATTGGTATCTGGGCCAGGCGATCTTTGGCAGGTTGCCGGCATGCCGGAATCGATCTATTTGGGACTTATTCGCGTAGTCAACGAGTTCCGGATCCCCGACATGGTACCTCTCGACTCAACAGTCTCGTATGAAACTCTGTCAGAGAAAACATCGATCCGCGTAGGAGTTCTGCGCCAAATCTTGAGGGCAGCCATTACATTCGGAATGTTCAAGGAGCCCAAGCCAGGACACATTGCACATTCGGCTATCACCAAACGTTGGGCCGGGTCGGAAGGAATTCAAGCCTGGATTACAATGCTTGAGGCTGTCACTCTCGGCGCCACCAATCTTTCCGCTGCACTACGCAACAATCCAGATATGGACAGTCCTGCAACCGCACCGTATATGCTTGCTTTGGCAACTGGTGACTCAGGCTACTATGAATATCTTAATCGAAACCCGGAAAAGGCCAAGGTTTTCTCAAAGGTTATGAGCAACTTTCAGGCCGGCGAAGGATATGATCCGAAACATGTGGTCAACAACTTCGACTGGGCTGCGCTGAAGGGAGGACATCTCGTCGATCTCGGCGGATCTATGGGCGAGATTGCATTTGCTCTCAAGAAAAAGTTCCCAAACCTTCAGATCACTGTTCAAGACCTGCCAAGCACTATCCAGGCTGCGCGTGAACAGCCCGATCTCCACGGAGTCAACTTTATGGAGCACGATATCTTTGATCCTCAACCCATCTCCGGCGCCGATGTTTACCTGTTCCGTTGGATACTGCATAATTGGCCTGATGCGTTTGCGGTACGGATCTTGCGGGCATTGATTCCGGGGTTGAAGCCCGGGGCGAAAGTGTTAGTTGTTGACGAAATTATGCCGGAAATTGGAACCGCACCTCCTCAGGTTGAGAAGAACCAGAGGATCTTGGATATCACCATGTTAGACACTTTCAATGCGAAGGTGAGAGAGCTGGAGGACTGGAAGGAGCTATTTGCTGCAGCGGACC